From Cetobacterium sp. ZOR0034, a single genomic window includes:
- a CDS encoding DUF11 domain-containing protein has product DNYAKEKILNSVNKIPDIEVEVDKPIVRLRHDVFAYEDKFNDTNEIIKQEDKIIIDFENSNQKNSNPPVILPGELAIYYISLINTSKVSLKGRSDLKHELDGKSLQDDDGKSAFSEHKFQGIVLTNLNDENEKVFYSSEELFAKSKSKRNTSTLPQPSELNITSEDDRFSFENEILPRMAISFVFSSRVNLNGNFNKTTKIASYAFLPFDPEQNTSQGELRRAVIEIGRNQSNLILNKQVEIEEASVGKFVPYTIEIKNNGINEVTNIYVADKIPPGFNYVEGSAVQEVDNYTQNKLSVTGLREIEIGPINKIGPGETIKIKYLLKVGVGVKPGTYKNIAVVKNKSRESISNIDSVDVEIVSDPIFEHTTIIGKVFHDRDEDGIQDYADAKNVHITIDLPEEDYVKNTTTISTKGKTYNFVDSYNTIVLKKIQGRISEIEPVTNNMVVIRKELKQPVMSNVRVQTSGGVDIIQNSSGRVMTEHSGDKAKGVTSQDIIIVQRVIKNDSGKIFLEIFILNNGIQEEGLPGVRLATPEGIVVETDRFGRYHVPSIAEEKGRNFIIKVDPITLPKGAVFTTENPRVRHLGKVMMKFNFGVKFPEVKDFKVEEKKSKSISSELFEIPIEFLPKQRIDK; this is encoded by the coding sequence GGATAATTATGCGAAAGAAAAGATACTGAATTCAGTAAATAAAATACCAGATATAGAGGTAGAAGTAGATAAACCAATTGTAAGATTAAGACATGATGTGTTTGCTTATGAGGATAAATTTAATGACACTAATGAAATCATAAAGCAAGAAGATAAAATTATAATAGATTTTGAAAATAGTAATCAAAAAAATAGTAATCCACCAGTCATTTTACCAGGAGAATTAGCTATCTATTATATAAGTTTAATAAATACAAGTAAAGTTTCATTAAAAGGTAGAAGTGATTTGAAACATGAATTAGATGGTAAAAGTTTACAAGATGACGATGGTAAGTCGGCATTTAGCGAGCATAAATTCCAAGGTATAGTTTTAACGAATTTAAATGATGAAAATGAGAAAGTGTTTTATAGTTCTGAAGAACTATTTGCAAAGTCAAAATCTAAAAGAAATACGAGTACATTACCTCAACCTAGTGAGCTCAATATAACATCGGAAGATGATAGATTTAGTTTTGAAAATGAAATATTACCAAGAATGGCTATATCGTTTGTATTTTCATCAAGAGTAAATTTAAATGGTAACTTTAACAAAACTACAAAGATAGCTTCGTATGCCTTTCTACCATTTGATCCTGAGCAAAATACATCGCAAGGAGAATTAAGAAGAGCAGTTATTGAAATAGGAAGAAATCAAAGTAATCTTATTTTAAATAAGCAAGTAGAAATAGAAGAGGCTTCTGTAGGCAAATTTGTTCCATACACAATTGAGATAAAAAATAATGGAATAAATGAGGTAACTAATATATATGTGGCAGACAAAATTCCACCAGGATTCAACTATGTTGAAGGATCTGCAGTACAAGAAGTAGATAATTATACTCAAAATAAACTCTCAGTAACTGGACTTAGAGAGATTGAAATAGGTCCAATAAACAAGATAGGGCCAGGAGAAACAATAAAGATAAAATATTTACTAAAAGTAGGTGTAGGTGTAAAACCAGGAACTTATAAAAATATAGCTGTTGTAAAAAATAAATCTAGAGAGAGTATTTCAAATATAGATTCAGTAGATGTTGAAATAGTTTCAGATCCTATCTTTGAACACACTACAATAATTGGAAAAGTTTTTCATGATAGAGATGAGGATGGTATTCAAGATTATGCAGATGCCAAAAATGTTCATATAACAATAGATTTACCAGAAGAAGATTATGTAAAAAATACAACTACAATTTCAACAAAAGGAAAAACATATAATTTTGTTGATAGCTACAATACGATTGTTTTAAAGAAAATCCAAGGAAGAATTTCTGAAATAGAACCAGTAACAAACAATATGGTTGTTATAAGAAAAGAATTGAAACAACCAGTTATGTCGAATGTTAGAGTTCAAACGAGTGGAGGAGTTGATATAATTCAAAACTCTTCAGGAAGAGTTATGACTGAACACAGTGGTGATAAAGCTAAAGGAGTTACTAGTCAAGATATCATAATTGTTCAGAGAGTAATAAAAAATGATAGTGGGAAAATATTTTTAGAAATTTTTATTTTAAATAACGGAATTCAAGAAGAGGGTTTGCCCGGCGTTAGGTTAGCTACTCCGGAAGGAATTGTTGTGGAAACAGATAGATTTGGAAGATATCATGTTCCATCTATAGCAGAGGAGAAGGGACGTAATTTTATAATTAAAGTGGATCCGATAACATTACCAAAAGGTGCAGTTTTTACAACGGAAAATCCAAGAGTAAGACATTTAGGAAAAGTGATGATGAAATTTAATTTTGGTGTAAAATTTCCAGAAGTAAAAGATTTTAAAGTAGAAGAAAAGAAATCAAAATCAATATCATCAGAACTGTTTGAAATTCCTATAGAATTTTTACCTAAGCAAAGAATAGATAAGTAG